The Devosia sp. A16 genome includes a window with the following:
- a CDS encoding RbsD/FucU family protein has translation MLKGLDPILNADVLHALKSMGHGDDLIIADMNFPSDSIARQTVYGKLLKLENVTAGRAVEAVLSLMPLDSFVPHPALRMEIVGQPDEVPPVQQEVQAAIDRAEGRPAPMGSIERFAFYAAAKQSYAVIQTGERRFYGCFILKKGVLPPDA, from the coding sequence ATGCTCAAGGGGCTCGATCCCATCCTGAATGCCGATGTGCTGCACGCACTCAAATCCATGGGGCATGGCGATGATCTCATCATCGCCGACATGAACTTCCCGTCGGATTCGATTGCCCGGCAGACCGTCTACGGCAAGTTGCTGAAGCTCGAGAACGTCACTGCCGGCCGCGCCGTCGAGGCGGTGCTGTCGCTGATGCCGCTCGACAGCTTCGTGCCGCATCCGGCGCTGCGGATGGAGATCGTGGGCCAGCCCGACGAGGTGCCGCCGGTACAGCAGGAGGTGCAGGCGGCGATCGACAGGGCCGAGGGCAGGCCGGCACCGATGGGCTCGATCGAGCGCTTCGCCTTCTACGCGGCAGCCAAACAATCCTACGCGGTGATCCAGACCGGCGAGCGCCGGTTTTACGGCTGCTTCATTCTCAAGAAGGGCGTGTTGCCGCCGGACGCATAA
- a CDS encoding FGGY-family carbohydrate kinase, translating into MRHYLGIDIGTFESKGVLVDAEGRIVASAARPHKMLVPQPGWAEHRPREDWWGDFCFLSRKLIADSGVDPNDIKAVAASAIGPCMLPVDAEGEPLMNGVLYGVDTRAAKEIEDLTARIGEDVLLSRCGNALTSQSIGPKILWLKRNRPELYARTAKILTSTTYIVHKLTGRYVIDHYSAANFSPLYDVEKLEWTDELADDIIGLDKLPEAIWTTDIAGTVTAAAAAETGLAVGTPVTTGTIDAGAEALSVGVLDDGDMLLMYGSTIFIIEITPVRVPDARLWYAPWFFPGKHAAMSGLATSGTLSHWFREQFGKELDPATAVMALALEAEGSPPGANGLVMLPYFSGERTPIHDTEAKGVLFGMNLTHSRGDIYRALFEGIAFGTYHVFETYADVGQPPRAILAAGGGTKNRVWAQATSDVSGRTQIVRQKTVGASYGDAFIAALAIGDVQPDDIRTWNPVDHEITPDENLRELYARRYRVFRELYERNKDLMREL; encoded by the coding sequence ATGAGGCACTATCTCGGCATCGATATCGGGACGTTTGAATCGAAGGGCGTGCTGGTGGATGCGGAGGGGCGGATCGTCGCCAGTGCCGCCCGGCCGCACAAGATGCTGGTGCCGCAGCCCGGCTGGGCCGAGCACCGGCCCCGCGAGGACTGGTGGGGCGATTTCTGCTTTCTGAGCCGCAAGCTGATCGCCGACAGCGGCGTCGACCCCAACGATATCAAGGCCGTGGCGGCGAGCGCCATCGGCCCCTGCATGCTGCCGGTCGATGCCGAGGGCGAGCCGCTGATGAACGGCGTGCTCTATGGCGTCGACACGCGGGCGGCAAAGGAGATCGAGGACCTGACGGCGCGGATCGGCGAGGACGTGCTGCTGAGCCGCTGCGGCAACGCGCTGACGTCGCAGTCGATCGGACCGAAGATCCTGTGGCTGAAGCGGAACCGGCCGGAGCTCTACGCCAGGACCGCCAAGATCCTGACCTCGACCACATACATCGTCCACAAGCTCACCGGCCGCTATGTGATCGACCACTATTCGGCCGCCAATTTCTCGCCGCTCTACGATGTCGAAAAGCTCGAATGGACCGACGAGCTGGCCGACGACATCATCGGGCTCGACAAGCTCCCCGAGGCGATCTGGACCACCGATATCGCCGGCACGGTGACGGCGGCAGCCGCCGCCGAGACCGGGCTCGCAGTGGGCACGCCGGTGACCACAGGCACGATCGATGCCGGCGCCGAGGCGCTGAGCGTCGGGGTGCTCGACGATGGCGACATGCTGCTGATGTACGGCTCGACCATCTTCATCATCGAGATCACCCCGGTGCGGGTGCCTGATGCAAGGCTCTGGTATGCGCCGTGGTTCTTCCCCGGCAAGCACGCGGCGATGTCGGGGCTCGCGACCTCGGGGACGCTCAGCCACTGGTTCCGCGAGCAGTTCGGCAAAGAGCTCGACCCGGCGACCGCGGTGATGGCGCTGGCGCTCGAGGCCGAGGGCTCGCCGCCCGGCGCCAACGGGCTGGTGATGCTGCCCTATTTCTCGGGCGAGCGGACGCCGATCCACGACACCGAGGCCAAGGGCGTGCTGTTCGGCATGAACCTGACGCATAGCCGCGGCGACATCTATCGGGCGCTGTTCGAAGGCATCGCCTTCGGCACGTACCACGTGTTCGAGACCTATGCAGATGTCGGCCAGCCACCGAGGGCGATCCTCGCGGCCGGCGGCGGCACCAAGAACAGGGTGTGGGCGCAAGCGACCTCGGACGTTTCGGGCCGCACGCAGATCGTGCGGCAGAAGACGGTGGGGGCCTCGTACGGCGATGCGTTCATCGCGGCCCTGGCGATCGGCGACGTGCAACCGGACGACATCCGCACCTGGAACCCGGTGGACCACGAGATCACCCCGGACGAGAACCTGCGCGAGCTTTACGCGCGGCGCTATCGAGTGTTCCGGGAGCTTTACGAGCGGAACAAGGATCTGATGCGGGAGCTGTGA
- the rfbB gene encoding dTDP-glucose 4,6-dehydratase, which yields MTILVTGGAGFIGSNFVLDWLAANDEPVVTLDALTYAGNLANLASLNGDSRHHFVRGSIGDAALVGQLLRGQGVRAVVNFAAESHVDRSISGPAPFFETNVMGTLHLLEAVRAYVAGLDETKRQGFRFLHVSTDEVYGTLERDEAPFAETNPYKPNSPYAASKASSDHLVRAYRETYGLATIVTNCSNNYGPWQFPEKLIPLIIHNALNRKDLPIYGDGLQVRDWLYVGDHCSALRRVLEAGVPGETYNIGGDNQKTNIEVVRAICALLDAKRPRADGASYAAQITHVTDRPGHDRRYAIDPRKLAGELGWRPAEAFETGLARTVDWYLANETWVADVTSGAYRDWVARQYG from the coding sequence ATGACTATCCTGGTGACCGGCGGCGCCGGTTTCATCGGCTCGAATTTTGTCCTCGACTGGCTGGCGGCCAATGACGAGCCCGTCGTGACGCTCGACGCGCTGACCTATGCTGGCAATCTCGCCAACCTTGCCTCGCTCAACGGCGACAGCCGGCACCATTTCGTGCGCGGCTCGATCGGCGATGCGGCGCTGGTCGGGCAGTTGCTGCGCGGCCAAGGGGTTCGCGCGGTGGTCAACTTCGCCGCCGAGAGCCATGTCGACCGCTCGATCTCGGGCCCTGCCCCGTTCTTCGAGACCAACGTCATGGGGACGCTGCACCTGCTCGAGGCGGTAAGGGCTTACGTCGCCGGCCTCGACGAGACGAAGCGGCAGGGCTTCCGGTTCCTGCACGTCTCGACCGATGAGGTCTATGGCACGCTGGAGCGCGATGAGGCCCCGTTCGCCGAGACCAATCCCTACAAGCCGAACAGCCCCTATGCCGCCTCCAAAGCATCCTCGGATCATCTGGTGCGAGCCTATCGCGAGACCTACGGGCTCGCGACCATCGTCACCAACTGTTCGAACAACTACGGGCCCTGGCAGTTTCCTGAGAAACTGATTCCGCTGATCATCCATAACGCCTTGAACCGCAAGGATTTGCCGATCTATGGCGACGGATTGCAGGTGCGCGATTGGCTCTATGTCGGCGACCATTGCTCGGCCCTGCGGCGGGTGCTCGAAGCCGGCGTCCCGGGCGAGACCTACAATATCGGCGGCGACAACCAGAAGACCAATATCGAAGTGGTGCGGGCGATCTGTGCGCTGCTCGATGCGAAGCGTCCGCGCGCCGATGGCGCCAGCTATGCGGCGCAGATCACCCATGTGACCGATCGGCCGGGACACGACCGGCGCTACGCCATCGACCCGAGGAAGCTCGCTGGAGAGCTCGGCTGGCGCCCGGCCGAGGCGTTCGAGACCGGGCTCGCCAGGACGGTCGACTGGTACCTTGCCAACGAGACGTGGGTCGCCGACGTCACCAGCGGTGCCTATCGTGACTGGGTGGCGAGGCAGTACGGATGA
- the rfbA gene encoding glucose-1-phosphate thymidylyltransferase RfbA, whose product MTRRGIILAGGAGTRLHPATLTVSKQLLPVYDKPMIYYPLSTLMSGGMREVLVISTPEDLPRFRTLLGDGRQWGMELSYVVQPSPDGLAQAFILGADFVNQGPSALILGDNIFFGHDLPKLLQSADDREHGSTVFAYHVNDPERYGVIEFDSAGAAISIEEKPKVPKSNYAVTGLYFYDEQVVDLARRLKPSPRGELEITDLNRLYLERGTLSVQRMGRGFAWLDTGTHDSLLEAGQFIATLEKRQGFKVACPEEIAWRNGWIDDEALARLAEPLKKSGYGMYLMALLREGRG is encoded by the coding sequence ATGACCCGCCGCGGCATCATCCTCGCCGGCGGCGCCGGCACCCGCCTCCATCCGGCGACGCTCACCGTCTCCAAGCAGCTGCTGCCGGTCTACGACAAGCCGATGATCTATTATCCGCTGTCGACGCTGATGAGCGGCGGCATGCGCGAAGTGCTGGTGATCTCGACCCCCGAAGACCTGCCGCGCTTCCGCACCCTGCTCGGCGATGGCCGGCAGTGGGGGATGGAGCTGAGCTACGTGGTGCAGCCGAGCCCGGACGGGCTGGCGCAGGCCTTCATCCTTGGCGCCGACTTCGTCAATCAGGGGCCGTCAGCGTTGATCCTCGGCGACAACATCTTCTTCGGTCACGATCTCCCAAAGCTGCTGCAGAGCGCCGACGACCGGGAGCACGGCTCGACCGTGTTCGCCTACCATGTGAACGATCCCGAGCGTTATGGGGTGATCGAGTTCGATTCTGCCGGCGCGGCGATCTCGATCGAAGAAAAGCCGAAGGTGCCGAAATCCAACTACGCAGTGACCGGACTCTACTTCTATGACGAGCAAGTGGTCGACCTGGCGCGACGCCTGAAACCATCTCCGCGTGGAGAACTGGAGATCACCGATCTCAACCGGCTCTATCTCGAACGCGGCACCCTCAGCGTACAACGGATGGGCCGGGGCTTTGCCTGGCTCGATACCGGTACGCATGACTCTCTCCTGGAAGCCGGGCAGTTCATTGCGACGCTTGAGAAGCGGCAGGGGTTCAAGGTGGCCTGCCCCGAGGAAATCGCCTGGCGCAATGGCTGGATCGACGACGAAGCGCTGGCGCGACTCGCAGAACCACTAAAAAAGAGCGGCTACGGCATGTATCTGATGGCGCTGCTGCGCGAAGGGCGAGGCTGA
- a CDS encoding carbohydrate ABC transporter permease, producing MALTESPSYGAVSRRRKDGGRALIAAASVLFVAVAVLQALNSAGVLPLGLKDWRPTLYAFLVWSVALGVGMVLARGEAGLKALFILPAALFTAAMAIFPTLFGLSIAFTDWNLASFTGQKFNGIDNLLQLVRDPFYWNAMRNMVIYVLFVFVEYAIAFGLALLLNAEIRARKFWRVVFLIPLMLSPVAVSWMVGKSMLEYRFGPVARFARWLGVNNPSFFTDPWVARLWIEAMDAWVSIPFVMILLLAGLQAMPKEVIEAAKVDGASPWQRFWQVIFPLMLPVSITAIVLRIIFKLKLADIIITVTSGGPGGATDSVSSFIYREYRDRSNVGYGTMLAMFYLVVIVIFVTLLLKFLRKHMQRMT from the coding sequence ATGGCGTTGACTGAATCACCGAGCTACGGCGCCGTCTCGCGTCGCCGCAAGGACGGGGGCAGGGCGCTCATCGCCGCGGCCAGCGTTCTCTTTGTCGCCGTCGCCGTGCTGCAGGCGCTGAACTCGGCCGGCGTGCTGCCGCTCGGGCTCAAGGACTGGCGGCCGACGCTTTACGCCTTCCTCGTCTGGTCGGTGGCACTGGGCGTCGGCATGGTGCTGGCGCGCGGCGAGGCGGGGCTGAAGGCGCTGTTCATCCTGCCGGCGGCGCTGTTCACCGCGGCGATGGCGATTTTTCCGACCCTGTTCGGCCTCTCCATCGCCTTCACCGACTGGAACCTCGCCTCGTTCACCGGGCAGAAGTTCAACGGCATCGACAACCTGCTGCAGCTGGTGCGCGACCCGTTCTACTGGAACGCCATGCGCAACATGGTGATCTACGTACTCTTCGTCTTCGTCGAGTATGCCATCGCCTTCGGCCTCGCACTGCTGCTCAACGCCGAGATCCGCGCCCGCAAATTCTGGCGCGTCGTCTTCCTCATCCCGCTGATGCTGTCGCCCGTCGCCGTCAGCTGGATGGTCGGCAAGTCGATGCTCGAATACCGCTTTGGCCCGGTGGCCCGCTTCGCCCGCTGGCTCGGCGTCAATAACCCGAGCTTCTTCACCGACCCGTGGGTGGCGCGCCTGTGGATCGAGGCGATGGATGCCTGGGTGTCGATCCCGTTCGTGATGATCCTCCTGCTGGCGGGCCTCCAGGCCATGCCCAAGGAGGTCATCGAGGCCGCCAAGGTCGACGGCGCTTCGCCCTGGCAGCGCTTCTGGCAGGTGATCTTCCCGCTGATGCTGCCGGTCTCGATCACTGCGATCGTGTTGCGCATCATCTTCAAGCTCAAGCTCGCCGACATCATCATCACCGTCACCTCGGGCGGCCCCGGCGGCGCCACCGACAGCGTCTCGAGCTTCATCTACCGCGAGTATCGCGACCGCTCGAATGTCGGCTACGGCACCATGCTGGCGATGTTCTACCTGGTGGTGATCGTGATCTTCGTGACCCTGCTGCTGAAGTTCCTGCGCAAGCACATGCAGAGGATGACCTGA
- a CDS encoding HigA family addiction module antitoxin, which yields MLTTRRKPASVGEILVEEFMRPLGLTQAALAEAMGVQRNHVNELCNNRRTVTAPTALILARVFGNSADFWLNVQRRTDLWQAMHDPEEVKRITRAKPLADAA from the coding sequence ATGCTGACGACCAGGCGCAAGCCCGCGAGCGTAGGCGAAATCCTCGTCGAGGAGTTCATGCGGCCCCTGGGGCTCACCCAGGCCGCCCTCGCCGAGGCCATGGGCGTACAGCGCAACCACGTCAATGAACTGTGCAATAACCGCCGAACGGTGACTGCGCCTACGGCTCTTATCCTCGCGCGTGTCTTCGGAAACAGCGCCGACTTCTGGCTGAATGTGCAGCGCCGTACCGACTTGTGGCAGGCGATGCACGATCCTGAAGAGGTGAAGCGAATTACGCGGGCAAAGCCGCTCGCGGACGCCGCCTAG
- a CDS encoding carbohydrate ABC transporter permease, producing the protein MAAEATLSVPASADTGAATRRLKHVAGKVGIYAALVIWAFVSLFPVYWTITTSMKVAKDVQLGHLIPWVDFQPNWLGWRSLGLSPDTIGQVSTVRDEFLDRFLNSIYTAFGASFLAVLIGALAAYGLSRFQYKFLWMRNQDLSFFFLSQLILPPVVLALPFLVLYRELALLDSIIGLVLLYTLTVLPIVIWIMKDQFDTIPIELDEAAQVDGLGPWGSFFRIILPMALPGMVAAFILSLILCWNEYFFAALLTGSEAKTLPVMVASQTGSQGINWWSMAALSTAAIAPLVVVGVLLERYIIRGLTAGSVKG; encoded by the coding sequence ATGGCTGCCGAAGCTACCCTCTCTGTTCCGGCCTCGGCCGATACCGGCGCAGCCACCCGGCGGTTGAAGCATGTCGCCGGCAAGGTCGGCATCTATGCCGCCCTAGTCATCTGGGCCTTCGTCTCGCTGTTCCCGGTCTACTGGACCATCACCACCTCGATGAAGGTGGCCAAGGATGTGCAGCTCGGCCACCTGATCCCGTGGGTCGATTTCCAGCCCAACTGGCTCGGCTGGCGCTCGTTGGGGCTCTCACCCGACACCATCGGGCAGGTGTCGACGGTGCGCGACGAGTTCCTCGATCGCTTCCTCAATTCGATCTACACCGCCTTTGGCGCCTCGTTCCTCGCGGTGCTGATCGGCGCGCTCGCAGCCTATGGCCTCAGCCGCTTCCAGTACAAGTTCCTCTGGATGAGGAACCAGGACCTGAGCTTCTTCTTCCTGAGCCAGCTGATCCTGCCGCCGGTGGTGCTGGCGCTGCCGTTCCTCGTGCTCTACCGCGAGCTGGCATTGCTCGACAGCATCATCGGCCTTGTCCTCCTCTACACCCTCACCGTGCTGCCGATCGTCATCTGGATCATGAAGGACCAGTTCGACACCATCCCGATCGAGCTCGACGAGGCGGCGCAGGTCGATGGTCTGGGGCCCTGGGGCTCTTTCTTCCGCATCATCCTGCCGATGGCGCTGCCGGGGATGGTGGCGGCCTTCATCCTCAGCCTGATCCTCTGCTGGAACGAGTATTTCTTCGCCGCGCTGCTCACCGGCTCGGAGGCCAAGACCCTGCCGGTGATGGTCGCCAGCCAGACCGGCTCGCAAGGCATCAACTGGTGGAGCATGGCCGCGCTCTCCACCGCCGCCATCGCGCCGCTGGTGGTCGTCGGCGTGCTGCTCGAGCGCTACATCATTCGCGGCCTGACGGCGGGGTCGGTGAAGGGGTAG
- a CDS encoding glycosyltransferase family 2 protein encodes MATFNGARFIDEQLRSIDQQTWPIIDVWTSDDGSTDGTLGALERWAVYWSKGDFMRLPGPGRGFAANFRSLLTNAKIDADYVAFCDQDDVWLAEKTQAAVAALEIYGSRPALYCARTIITDADGEELSRSPLFRRPPDFANALVQSIGGGNTMVLNRAAHQLLREAATRTGFVSHDWFAYLIVAGGGGRVIYDETPHVRYRQHGENLVGSNQGWRARLARMKAAFGGRFVRWNDDNLAALDACRDLLTPAATETLHRFRQARSGRLPDRLVDLWRSGVYRQTALGQVSLYAAGLLGKL; translated from the coding sequence ATGGCGACCTTCAATGGCGCCCGGTTCATCGATGAGCAATTGCGCTCGATCGACCAGCAGACATGGCCGATCATCGACGTCTGGACGTCGGACGACGGTTCGACCGACGGGACGCTCGGCGCGCTGGAGCGTTGGGCGGTGTACTGGAGCAAGGGCGACTTTATGCGCCTGCCCGGCCCCGGCCGCGGCTTTGCGGCAAACTTCCGTTCATTGCTGACCAACGCGAAGATCGACGCCGACTACGTGGCGTTCTGCGACCAGGACGACGTCTGGCTCGCTGAGAAAACCCAGGCCGCCGTTGCCGCCCTGGAGATTTACGGCAGCCGGCCGGCGCTTTATTGCGCGCGCACCATCATCACGGATGCGGATGGAGAGGAACTGTCGCGCTCCCCGCTCTTCCGCCGACCGCCGGATTTTGCCAACGCGCTGGTGCAGAGCATCGGCGGGGGCAACACCATGGTGCTCAATCGGGCGGCGCACCAATTGCTCCGGGAGGCGGCGACGCGCACGGGGTTCGTCAGCCACGACTGGTTCGCCTATCTGATCGTCGCCGGTGGTGGCGGCCGCGTCATCTATGACGAGACGCCGCACGTGCGTTACCGCCAGCATGGCGAGAACCTTGTCGGGTCGAACCAGGGTTGGCGGGCACGGCTGGCACGGATGAAAGCGGCGTTTGGTGGGCGCTTCGTACGGTGGAACGACGACAATTTGGCGGCGCTCGATGCCTGCCGCGATTTGCTGACGCCCGCGGCAACTGAAACCCTCCATCGGTTCCGCCAGGCGCGCTCGGGGCGGCTGCCTGACCGGCTGGTGGACCTGTGGCGCTCCGGCGTGTATCGGCAGACTGCGCTGGGGCAGGTATCGCTCTATGCAGCGGGCCTGCTGGGCAAGCTCTGA
- the rfbC gene encoding dTDP-4-dehydrorhamnose 3,5-epimerase has product MQVQKLDIDGLMVFEPRVFSDERGAFFESFNEAKFREATGFTGSFVQDNHSISHKGVLRGLHYQLPPHAQGKLVRVVAGAAFDVAVDIREGSPTFGKWVGIELSAANRKQFWIPAGFAHGFLALEDGTEFLYKTTDFWHAASERSIRWDDPAIGVQWPLGGGARCFGEGCGGTWHQSI; this is encoded by the coding sequence ATGCAGGTCCAGAAACTGGACATTGACGGATTGATGGTGTTCGAGCCGCGCGTCTTCAGCGACGAGCGCGGCGCCTTTTTCGAGAGCTTCAACGAGGCGAAGTTCCGCGAAGCCACGGGGTTCACCGGCAGCTTCGTGCAGGACAACCACTCGATCAGCCACAAGGGGGTGCTGCGCGGGCTGCACTACCAACTGCCGCCACACGCCCAGGGCAAGCTGGTGCGCGTGGTTGCCGGGGCGGCATTCGATGTGGCCGTGGACATCCGCGAGGGCTCACCGACGTTCGGCAAGTGGGTCGGGATCGAGCTCAGCGCGGCGAACCGCAAGCAGTTCTGGATCCCGGCGGGGTTCGCCCATGGATTCCTTGCGCTCGAGGATGGGACCGAGTTTTTGTACAAGACCACAGATTTCTGGCACGCCGCGAGCGAGAGGAGCATCCGGTGGGATGACCCGGCAATTGGGGTGCAATGGCCGCTGGGGGGGGGTGCCCGTTGTTTCGGGGAAGGATGCGGGGGCACCTGGCATCAGTCAATCTAG
- a CDS encoding extracellular solute-binding protein: MAMQASRRSFMKGAAALAAGTALSGTFAGRALAQDDLRAQILQIPGVGKGSPTDADWQKVGELCLGATKANVAEGEFAGVELTFMGLNNQNLHNFLFRGFLKPWEAYTGAKINWIDLAQADYNARLQQSIATGTVDFDITEMGAPFEGDTAGKGLLDEMPEWVATQIDSKDLVGYLQPPVGTWNGKTYRVNLDGDTHTFAYRKDYFGEGSISGQPVPTHWEEIATLPAALAGKNDPLTGAQAYGFLDPLKYQWGGFGFYFLGDRAAAYAKHPDDPAWLFDPDTMKPRVNNPGWVQAIQDVLDLVKANAYPPDQLNADPNTTAFSQFLGGTGAALCWWGDVGSNARTSDTSVVGDVVGFSINPGAKKVYNSKTAAWEEKENFAPNLAYLGWGVYVTSRVSGDEKKRKAAWSAAAHLGGKDISLWMAAYPSGFQPYRNSQFQYDEWVAAGYDRDFVEDYLGSNLDSYNHPNGAIEPRIPGIFQYYSIAEDELVKGINGQYASAQETADAIAAAWEKITDQIGREDQIKLYKASLGM; this comes from the coding sequence ATGGCCATGCAGGCCAGCCGCCGCAGCTTCATGAAGGGCGCCGCCGCGTTGGCCGCCGGCACCGCGCTCAGCGGCACCTTTGCCGGTCGCGCCCTGGCGCAGGACGACCTGCGCGCCCAGATCCTGCAGATCCCCGGCGTCGGCAAGGGCTCGCCCACCGATGCCGATTGGCAGAAGGTTGGCGAACTCTGCCTCGGCGCCACCAAGGCCAATGTGGCCGAAGGTGAATTCGCCGGCGTCGAGCTGACCTTCATGGGGCTCAACAACCAGAACCTGCACAACTTCCTGTTCCGCGGCTTCCTGAAGCCGTGGGAGGCCTATACCGGCGCCAAGATCAACTGGATCGACCTGGCGCAGGCCGACTACAATGCCCGCCTGCAGCAGTCGATCGCCACCGGCACGGTGGATTTCGACATCACCGAGATGGGCGCGCCTTTCGAGGGCGACACCGCCGGCAAGGGCCTGCTCGACGAGATGCCCGAGTGGGTCGCCACCCAGATCGATTCCAAGGATCTGGTGGGTTACCTGCAGCCGCCGGTCGGCACCTGGAACGGCAAGACCTACCGCGTCAACCTCGACGGCGACACGCACACCTTCGCCTATCGCAAGGATTATTTCGGCGAGGGCTCGATCAGCGGCCAGCCGGTCCCCACCCATTGGGAGGAGATCGCCACGTTGCCGGCCGCGCTCGCCGGCAAGAACGATCCGCTCACCGGGGCCCAGGCCTATGGCTTCCTCGATCCGCTGAAATACCAGTGGGGCGGCTTCGGCTTCTACTTCCTCGGCGATCGCGCCGCGGCCTATGCCAAGCATCCGGACGATCCGGCCTGGCTGTTCGATCCCGACACCATGAAGCCGCGCGTCAACAATCCCGGCTGGGTGCAGGCGATCCAGGATGTGCTCGACCTGGTCAAGGCCAATGCCTATCCGCCCGATCAGCTCAACGCCGATCCCAACACCACCGCGTTCAGCCAGTTCCTCGGCGGCACTGGTGCGGCGCTCTGCTGGTGGGGCGACGTGGGCTCCAACGCCCGCACCTCCGATACCTCGGTGGTCGGCGATGTCGTCGGCTTCTCGATCAACCCCGGCGCCAAGAAGGTCTACAATTCCAAGACCGCCGCCTGGGAAGAGAAGGAGAACTTCGCGCCCAACCTCGCCTATCTGGGCTGGGGCGTTTACGTGACGAGCCGCGTCTCCGGCGACGAGAAGAAGCGCAAGGCCGCCTGGTCGGCCGCCGCGCATCTGGGCGGCAAGGACATTTCGCTGTGGATGGCCGCCTATCCGTCGGGCTTCCAGCCCTACCGCAACTCGCAGTTCCAGTATGACGAGTGGGTGGCGGCCGGCTACGACCGTGACTTCGTCGAAGATTACCTCGGCTCCAACCTCGACAGCTACAACCACCCGAACGGCGCCATCGAGCCTCGCATCCCCGGCATCTTCCAGTACTATTCGATCGCCGAGGATGAGCTGGTGAAGGGCATCAACGGCCAGTACGCCTCGGCCCAGGAGACGGCCGACGCGATTGCCGCGGCTTGGGAGAAGATCACCGACCAGATCGGCCGCGAGGACCAGATCAAGCTCTACAAGGCTTCGCTCGGCATGTGA
- the rfbD gene encoding dTDP-4-dehydrorhamnose reductase, with protein sequence MRLLILGRDGQVGTALTQVLAPLGEIVAFGRDGADLSQPGKLRALVESVEPHIIVNAGAYTAVDKAENEADLARVVNADAPAALAAAAVACGAWLIHYSTDYVFDGRKPAPYVEDDETQPLNVYGETKRAGEVSISESGARHLIFRTSWVHAPGRNSFAAKILSLAQSREELKVIDDQVGAPTSARLIAEITRRAIEQIDRGRPLDNGTYHLSAAGETSWHGYARYVVDAALQHGLPLRTSLERIVPVPSAEFPSPARRPHNSRLSTYKLRRALGIDLPDWPADLQGTLDSLLPEPTR encoded by the coding sequence ATGAGACTGTTGATCCTCGGCCGCGATGGCCAGGTCGGCACGGCGCTGACCCAGGTGCTGGCGCCCCTCGGCGAGATCGTTGCATTCGGACGCGATGGCGCCGATCTATCGCAGCCCGGGAAGCTGCGGGCGCTCGTCGAGAGCGTAGAACCTCATATCATCGTCAATGCTGGCGCCTATACGGCCGTCGACAAGGCCGAGAACGAGGCTGACCTGGCTCGAGTGGTCAACGCTGACGCGCCGGCGGCACTGGCTGCCGCGGCGGTGGCATGCGGGGCGTGGCTGATCCACTATTCCACCGACTATGTTTTCGACGGACGCAAGCCGGCGCCCTATGTCGAGGACGACGAAACGCAACCGCTCAATGTCTACGGCGAGACCAAACGAGCCGGCGAGGTGTCGATTAGCGAGTCCGGCGCCAGGCATCTGATCTTCCGCACCAGCTGGGTGCATGCCCCCGGACGCAACAGTTTCGCCGCCAAGATCCTGAGCCTGGCGCAGAGCCGCGAAGAACTCAAGGTGATCGACGACCAGGTCGGCGCGCCGACCAGCGCCCGGCTGATCGCCGAGATCACGCGACGAGCGATCGAGCAGATCGATCGGGGTCGGCCACTGGACAACGGCACCTATCACCTCTCCGCCGCCGGCGAGACCAGCTGGCACGGCTATGCGCGCTACGTGGTCGATGCAGCACTCCAGCATGGCCTGCCACTGCGGACGAGCCTCGAGCGAATTGTCCCCGTACCCTCCGCCGAGTTCCCCTCACCGGCGCGGCGGCCTCACAATTCCCGCCTTTCCACTTACAAGCTGCGCCGCGCGCTCGGCATCGACCTGCCGGACTGGCCAGCCGACCTGCAAGGCACGTTGGACAGTCTGCTTCCGGAGCCCACCCGATGA